One segment of Pristis pectinata isolate sPriPec2 chromosome 3, sPriPec2.1.pri, whole genome shotgun sequence DNA contains the following:
- the gpatch2 gene encoding G patch domain-containing protein 2 isoform X2 has translation MPGAADRQSLRDLGSDWPCREMDELVQDLVSALEETSEHTRKYADFEDEASRNSASCLLMRQARKRRVRKRRMDIGHQFWEYGHCMSDVSESSLEGAIRDYRENNNYSDSDDHLTVAKRLSSLNVTAIRGKRHSWHESDSITDSNSVGRSLRRRRKVKRMAVDSPAEVTNTLHPLTQGKVPATTPERHQAQTNQLHFHLQVQEITKDKIIKRKRLEVPDEGVVVESEEICNTNRDKMEYEEQKVSDDSMSDSESSSLSSSDGGLFTNDEGRQGDDEQSDWFFEGESGGACGIAGIIPWWEHEDVLDLERELPDPVFEGILTGTFPLMSQTAQRGFQARLSQLSGMGNRNGRKGSRKLSAKERSNVGISSLRSRCIIILPLRATCTVFSN, from the exons GCCTTGTAGAGAAATGGATGAGCTGGTGCAAGATCTAGTCTCCGCTTTGGAGGAGACTTCAGAGCATACACGAAAGTATGCAGATTTTGAAGATGAAGCCTCCCGTAACTCAGCTTCATGCCTACTGATGCGACAGGCTAGGAAAAGGAGAGTCAGGAAGAGACGAATGGACATTGGACATCAGTTCTGGGAATATGGCCACTGCATGAGTGACGTCTCTGAGTCTAGCCTGGAGGGGGCAATTCGTGACTACAGAGAAAATAACAATTACAGTGATTCAGATGACCATCTCACAGTTGCTAAGCGTCTGTCCTCCCTGAACGTGACAGCAATCAGAGGGAAAAGACACTCCTGGCATGAGTCAGACTCCATCACTGACAGTAACTCAGTTGGTAGATCTTTGCGAAGGAGAAGGAAGGTCAAACGTATGGCTGTAGATTCACCAGCAGAGGTCACTAATACACTTCACCCACTGACCCAGGGCAAAGTTCCAGCAACAACCCCAGAAAGACACCAGGCACAAACAAACCAGCTCCATTTCCATCTCCAAGTCCAGGAGATAACCAAGGACAAGATCATCAAGCGAAAGCGACTGGAAGTCCCAGATGAAGGAGTTGTCGTGGAAAGTGAAGAAATATGCAATACAAATAGAGACAAAATGGAGTATGAGGAGCAGAAAGTCTCTGATGATAGCATGAGTGACAG TGAATCCAGCAGCCTCAGCAGCAGTGACGGTGGCTTGTTTACCAATGATGAAGGAAGGCAAG GTGATGATGAACAAAGTGACTGGTTCTTTGAGGGGGAATCTGGTGGAGCATGTGGTATTGCAGGGATCATTCCCTGGTGGGAGCATGAGGACGTCCTGGACCTGGAAAGGGAACTGCCAGATCCGGTATTTGAGGGCATCTTAACAGGCACGTTCCCTCTCATGTCGCAGACGGCCCAGAGAG GTTTTCAAGCAAGGCTATCCCAACTGTCTGGAATGGGAAACAGAAATGGCAGGAAAGGATCTAGGAAGCTTTCCGCAAAA GAAAGATCAAATGTTGGAATCAGCAGTTTAAGGTCCAGATGCATCATTATCCTCCCCCTTAGAGCAACTTGTACTGTATTTTCCAACTGA
- the gpatch2 gene encoding G patch domain-containing protein 2 isoform X3 has protein sequence MPGAADRQSLRDLGSDWPCREMDELVQDLVSALEETSEHTRKYADFEDEASRNSASCLLMRQARKRRVRKRRMDIGHQFWEYGHCMSDVSESSLEGAIRDYRENNNYSDSDDHLTVAKRLSSLNVTAIRGKRHSWHESDSITDSNSVGRSLRRRRKVKRMAVDSPAEVTNTLHPLTQGKVPATTPERHQAQTNQLHFHLQVQEITKDKIIKRKRLEVPDEGVVVESEEICNTNRDKMEYEEQKVSDDSMSDSESSSLSSSDGGLFTNDEGRQGDDEQSDWFFEGESGGACGIAGIIPWWEHEDVLDLERELPDPVFEGILTGTFPLMSQTAQRGFQARLSQLSGMGNRNGRKGSRKLSAKITMLNQLSIPLGGCQQTL, from the exons GCCTTGTAGAGAAATGGATGAGCTGGTGCAAGATCTAGTCTCCGCTTTGGAGGAGACTTCAGAGCATACACGAAAGTATGCAGATTTTGAAGATGAAGCCTCCCGTAACTCAGCTTCATGCCTACTGATGCGACAGGCTAGGAAAAGGAGAGTCAGGAAGAGACGAATGGACATTGGACATCAGTTCTGGGAATATGGCCACTGCATGAGTGACGTCTCTGAGTCTAGCCTGGAGGGGGCAATTCGTGACTACAGAGAAAATAACAATTACAGTGATTCAGATGACCATCTCACAGTTGCTAAGCGTCTGTCCTCCCTGAACGTGACAGCAATCAGAGGGAAAAGACACTCCTGGCATGAGTCAGACTCCATCACTGACAGTAACTCAGTTGGTAGATCTTTGCGAAGGAGAAGGAAGGTCAAACGTATGGCTGTAGATTCACCAGCAGAGGTCACTAATACACTTCACCCACTGACCCAGGGCAAAGTTCCAGCAACAACCCCAGAAAGACACCAGGCACAAACAAACCAGCTCCATTTCCATCTCCAAGTCCAGGAGATAACCAAGGACAAGATCATCAAGCGAAAGCGACTGGAAGTCCCAGATGAAGGAGTTGTCGTGGAAAGTGAAGAAATATGCAATACAAATAGAGACAAAATGGAGTATGAGGAGCAGAAAGTCTCTGATGATAGCATGAGTGACAG TGAATCCAGCAGCCTCAGCAGCAGTGACGGTGGCTTGTTTACCAATGATGAAGGAAGGCAAG GTGATGATGAACAAAGTGACTGGTTCTTTGAGGGGGAATCTGGTGGAGCATGTGGTATTGCAGGGATCATTCCCTGGTGGGAGCATGAGGACGTCCTGGACCTGGAAAGGGAACTGCCAGATCCGGTATTTGAGGGCATCTTAACAGGCACGTTCCCTCTCATGTCGCAGACGGCCCAGAGAG GTTTTCAAGCAAGGCTATCCCAACTGTCTGGAATGGGAAACAGAAATGGCAGGAAAGGATCTAGGAAGCTTTCCGCAAAA